In Polyangia bacterium, a single genomic region encodes these proteins:
- a CDS encoding PIN domain-containing protein, translating into MILLDTHALIWLLAGHRRAGKIPDRGRLYVSPASLLEMQFLSELGRIKLKLPVDKIADDERFAVDDPSSTALFQAAVDLSWTRDPFDRLIVGHARLRGWRLATADVRIIDHLAKSAVVEI; encoded by the coding sequence TTGATCCTGCTCGACACGCACGCGTTGATCTGGCTTTTGGCCGGGCACCGCCGGGCCGGCAAGATTCCCGACCGCGGCCGTCTTTACGTTTCGCCAGCCAGCCTGCTGGAGATGCAGTTTCTGTCCGAGCTCGGGCGGATCAAGCTCAAGCTTCCGGTGGACAAGATCGCCGACGACGAGCGGTTCGCCGTGGACGATCCTTCGTCCACGGCGCTGTTCCAGGCGGCGGTCGATCTATCCTGGACCCGCGATCCGTTCGACCGGTTGATTGTCGGTCACGCCCGGTTGCGTGGGTGGCGACTGGCCACCGCCGACGTCCGGATCATCGACCACCTGGCGAAATCGGCGGTGGTGGAGATCTAG